In one window of Brassica rapa cultivar Chiifu-401-42 chromosome A07, CAAS_Brap_v3.01, whole genome shotgun sequence DNA:
- the LOC103828312 gene encoding uncharacterized protein LOC103828312, translating to MDDFKRISGLEMNPAKSEIFFCGYADIEASVLSDLSGFKLGTFPTRYLGKIMLIASQIYGLVNFWSAVFVLPKAFYAKRQGGPRAMRVRKGAKVIDATRQGSWFLPPARSDQIRMIQAEITTIQPPNASHGSDQFLWRKSDGTFGPVFCSKVTWEYLCIPSPTVYWHKVVWFKEYIPRNSFMAWLALLRRMPTRDRLRRWAFASQIWPNPPNDLHSAASWILQLSRQSNANAICLIKLIFQASIYLLWKEKNARIFTAVYTPPRIIHHVLDRLLRDRLLSIKALPPAQSPLQFYLSIYRPP from the exons ATGGATGACTTCAAGAGGATAAGTGGTCTCGAAATGAATCCAGCCAAAtcagaaatatttttttgtggttatGCTGATATTGAAGCATCAGTACTGAGTGATCTATCTGGATTCAAGCTTGGTACATTCCCAACAAGGTATCTGG GAAAGATCATGCTTATAGCATCTCAAATCTATGGACTTGTTAACTTCTGGAGTGCAGTTTTTGTTCTCCCTAAAGCCTTCTATGCAAAGA GACAAGGAGGCCCGAGAGCAATGAGAGTTAGAAAGGGAGCTAAAGTAATTGATGCCACACGTCAAGGGTCCTGGTTTTTGCCTCCTGCTCGTTCGGATCAAATCCGTATGATTCAGGCTGAGATAACTACCATACAACCGCCAAATGCTTCTCATGGTTCAGATCAATTTCTTTGGCGTAAATCAGATGGGACTTTCGGACCGGTTTTCTGTTCTAAGGTCACGTGGGAGTACCTCTGTATACCCTCTCCTACTGTCTATTGGCATAAGGTGGTTTGGTTCAAAGAGTATATCCCTAGGAACTCATTTATGGCTTGGTTAGCTTTATTGAGGAGGATGCCAACAAGAGATAGGCTACGTCGTTGGG cttttgcttctcaaatctggCCCAACCCGCCTAATGATTTGCATTCAGCAGCATCATGGATTCTCCAACTGTCTCGGCAGTCTAATGCCAATGCCATCTGCCTAATCAAGCTCATATTTCAGGCCTCTATCTACCTGTTATGGAAAGAGAAGAATGCTCGTATCTTCACAGCGGTCTATACTCCACCACGCATCATCCATCACGtcctggaccgtcttcttcggGATCGCCTTCTCTCTATCAAGGCTCTTCCACCTGCTCAATCACCCCTCCA